The nucleotide sequence CGCGAACGCCGGATGGCACGGAGCTCCGCGCCGCCTGCACGTCCGCGCCATTCACATAGCCACGCATGAAGACGTCGAGGCCCCACCCTCGCTCGGCGGCGAAGTGAGCAAACTTCTGCCACCGTTTCGCGCCGACCGCACGATCCGGTGGGAAGTGGTAGCTGATCACGATGAGACGCCGGTCACGTTGTGAGCCGGCGTCCTCGTTTTCATATAACGGATTCATCCGCAATCAGCGATCAGCCGCGCGATTAGCTGGACTTCTCCCCAGCTCCAGGCAACGCCGCAACTTCGTCCTTGAGCACGTCGGCTTCGCTTTCGGCGTCCGGACCGTATCCGTACAGGTAGGAATACTCCGAGTAAAGCTCTCCCGACGAAACGGCATTGACCACTGCGCCGAGTATGCGAACGGGCAGACGGTTCATCAACTTGAGCTTGGCCTTGGCCACCCGACGATCGGTATGGCCAGTACGCATCACGAGCATCAGGTTGCGCGTCGCAACGCTCAACGCGTAGGCATCCACACCGGCCGCTAGTGGTGCACTGTCGATGATTATCACGTCGAACCTGGAGCGAACCATGTTCAGCAGCGCCGGAAGACGAGCCGACGTGAGCAGTTCCGGCCCACGATGTCTGCGCGTTCCCGAAGCGATGAGCGTGAGCGCGCCATGCACGGGCACCTCACGCATCACGTGCGCCGCGTCCACTTCGCCGGCGAGATAGTCCAGCAATCCGGGACGCCGCTCGATTCCAAAGATCGAGTGCAGCTTGCCGCGTCTGATGTCGCCGTCGATGAGCAGTGTCTTGAAGCCCGCCTCCGCGAACGACAAAGCGAGGTTCGATGATATCATCGACTTGCCGTCACCCACGCCCGGACTCGAGACCGTCACCATCACGGGCGGCGAGTCGAACATGTGATGAAGGTTCATTCGCAAGCCACGGAACGCCTCTACGCTCTGCAGCACCGCATCCGGATCGTTGTCCCCCTCGCCCGGCTTCGGAACGGTCGGGATCGCGCCCATCATGTCGAGCCCGAGCTCGTCCGCGATCTGCTCAGGATAGCGGAAACGATGGTCGATCATATCGAACAGAAGCGCGATGATGATGCCGAGGCCCGCTGCCGCCAGGAATCCACCGCCGACCAGCATCGCCTTGACGTTGCGCTGCGCACTCGCGGCGGGGAGTGCCGGGTCGAGGATCGACACGTCTGGCACGGTACTCTCCGCACCCAGTCGTGCGGTCTCGTAGCGATTTTCGACGTTGTTGTACAGCGCTTCCGCTGTCGTCTGATCGCGCCGAAGGCGCTGCTCCTCCGTAGTGCGCGCTGGAATTCCCTCGAGCGCCGAGGAGTCGGCACGTACATCGGCCCCAATGCGTTTTTCCTGATCGCGCAGCAGATCCACCTGCGTCTGCATGAGATCGGGAATCGTCTGTGTCCGAAGAGTGTGCACCGCTGCCGCCATGTTCTTCACGGCGGGGAACGAATCCGTGTAGGACTGTCTCAATCCGCGAAGTTGCGTTTCCTTCTCGACTAGATCCTTGAGTGCCGAGGTGAGCATGGGAGCTCCGGCAATCGCGGGCACGGCGGCGAGAACGTCGGGTGAGAAATTCCCCTGCCGGGCGGACGGGATCAGGCTCTCGAGTGACTGGAGGCTGCGCTGAACGGTTTGGAGGTCGGTCTGACTCTTGAAGTATTGCGACGTCAGTGCGTCGGGCGGCGGGGCTATTCCGAGTGTCGATGCACTCGCGGAGACCGACGCTTCCGTGGGCTTGGTAATCGCGCGGGAACGGAATGCCTGAAGCGCATTCTCGGCGCTCCTCAGATTGTCCTGCGCCGAGCTGCGTTGTGCATCGAGGATGTCGGCTTGAGTCGCGAGACTGCGGGTGCGAAGCTCTGCGGCAGTTACGAGGAACTGCTGCATCCAGACGTTGAGGAGGTCGGCGGTCTGCCACTTGTCCGCGCCCGTGAGCGTGAGCGTCAGGAAGTTGCTGTTCTCCTGCATGGCGACGTCCAGCCGCTGGATCAGCGCGACGCCAACCGACCGTGGCTGAACCACGGTGAAGTGTACCGACTGATTTCCCTGCAGCGATGCGACTGTGGGGACCCAGGCGAAGCCGACGGATTTGCCGACCGAGTCGCCCAGCCTGCCGTGCTCGAAGATTCCTCGCTGGGCCTCGGCGAGCGAATACGTACCCTTGGTCGAATCGGACCACAATGTGTAGTCGCCCGGTACGGTGCGCTGTCCCGGCTGGATTCCAGCCAGAGCAACCGAATCGCGCCAGGTCTTTCCCTTGACCCAGAGACGTTGGTGGGCAACCACCTTGTCGACGACTGCGAAGCTGCGGATCAGCTGGACCCAGGAGCCGTTGGGCAGGAGCTCGGGCGGCCGGTAGGCGCCGCCGTTGTTGGTACCGACGTCAGCGATCCACAGGGCTCCGCGAGCCTCGAAAACGGGTTCTATGAAGCGGGTTGCGATTACTCCGGCGGTGGTGCCAAGTGCCGCGAGAATTATGATGAGCCAGCGGAAACGTTTGATTGCCGCCCAGTAGCGACGGAGTTTTGCGCCCCCTCCACCGGCCTCTTCGTCCTCAGCGATCGGCTGGGGGGTGAGATCGAGTGGAGCTATGTCGGTCGTACCCGGAAGGGCTGGTGCCGCATCCCGGAAAGAGCCCGCGGGCACAATTGAGTTTTTCATGTCCAGTGCCGAAAGATAGAGGTAGTTACGTGGCCGGAACAGCGTTGCGGCAACGCAACGGTACACGGACCTGGATACAGTATCGGCAGCGGGGCTTTCGCTATTAGAGACGAAATATCCCTTGTGCCGCCCAGCCGGAGAGACATATTTGCAGGTGCGCACAGTTTGTAGCATTCATGCAACACCGAGCCCTTTCTACTGCGTCTCCCCAAGCACATGCGTTTCCCCGGGTCGGGTTTGATGTCTGAGTCTCTCAATGGTCAGCGGCGTGCCGATACGGACGCGGTCGCTACCAGCGCGCGAGCGGAGCTCAGACTCCTCGTTGTCGAATGCGACGATTCGCTCCGTGAAGGCTGCGTCGCCGTCCTGCGGGGCGAGGGATATACCGTTACCGGCAGCTCGCGCGGCGACGAAGCGCTTCGGATGCTCCAGAAGCGGAAGTACGACATCGTACTCGTGAATTTGTTCATGAGTGGCGTTTCCGGGATGAAGATTCTGGAGGCGGCCCGGGATGCCCACAG is from Gemmatimonadota bacterium and encodes:
- a CDS encoding polysaccharide biosynthesis tyrosine autokinase; this encodes MKNSIVPAGSFRDAAPALPGTTDIAPLDLTPQPIAEDEEAGGGGAKLRRYWAAIKRFRWLIIILAALGTTAGVIATRFIEPVFEARGALWIADVGTNNGGAYRPPELLPNGSWVQLIRSFAVVDKVVAHQRLWVKGKTWRDSVALAGIQPGQRTVPGDYTLWSDSTKGTYSLAEAQRGIFEHGRLGDSVGKSVGFAWVPTVASLQGNQSVHFTVVQPRSVGVALIQRLDVAMQENSNFLTLTLTGADKWQTADLLNVWMQQFLVTAAELRTRSLATQADILDAQRSSAQDNLRSAENALQAFRSRAITKPTEASVSASASTLGIAPPPDALTSQYFKSQTDLQTVQRSLQSLESLIPSARQGNFSPDVLAAVPAIAGAPMLTSALKDLVEKETQLRGLRQSYTDSFPAVKNMAAAVHTLRTQTIPDLMQTQVDLLRDQEKRIGADVRADSSALEGIPARTTEEQRLRRDQTTAEALYNNVENRYETARLGAESTVPDVSILDPALPAASAQRNVKAMLVGGGFLAAAGLGIIIALLFDMIDHRFRYPEQIADELGLDMMGAIPTVPKPGEGDNDPDAVLQSVEAFRGLRMNLHHMFDSPPVMVTVSSPGVGDGKSMISSNLALSFAEAGFKTLLIDGDIRRGKLHSIFGIERRPGLLDYLAGEVDAAHVMREVPVHGALTLIASGTRRHRGPELLTSARLPALLNMVRSRFDVIIIDSAPLAAGVDAYALSVATRNLMLVMRTGHTDRRVAKAKLKLMNRLPVRILGAVVNAVSSGELYSEYSYLYGYGPDAESEADVLKDEVAALPGAGEKSS